In the Oncorhynchus gorbuscha isolate QuinsamMale2020 ecotype Even-year linkage group LG05, OgorEven_v1.0, whole genome shotgun sequence genome, one interval contains:
- the LOC124036223 gene encoding TBC1 domain family member 10A-like produces MAKIENGRKSADSRSIRTISSSHMDDESSLGSDSEINGFTNDRHTDKYGFIGGAQQYSEESAQDVPPEVLRQREVKWLDMLSNWDKWMVKRHKKVRLRCQKGIPPSLRGRAWLYLSGGKVKREQNRGKFEELDSQAGDPKELDVIEKDLHRQFPFHEMFVSRGGHGQQDLFRVLKAYTLYRPEEGYCQAQAPIAAVLLMHMPAEDAFWGLVQICEKYLPGYYSAGLEAIQLDGEILYALTRRVSPLVYRHLEKHKMEPILYMTEWFMCAFSRTLPWASVLRVWDMFLCDGVKIIFRVGLVLLKCMLGTREKLKACQGQYETMELLRAIEPRYMQEGFLVREVLEVPVSERDVEREHHVQLKRWRKNRGELHCKSPPRMHGARAIMASEPPSRQDLRQNPTIIVESPLPPPQPTPRLKKGEKSKEEKSKKKGSTKKAPTVMEIPNPYPLAGDPQRDPQLPLRDPMPTLRNSTVQQPLVNDTPLPNTPDDSPPPHQPTLNDQSLLTVSPLQKSTQSLSSIEADQDTYL; encoded by the exons ATGGCTAAAATAGAGAATGGTCGCAAGTCGGCCGACTCTAGAAGTATCAGGACAATTAGCAGCAGTCATATGGACGACGAGAGCTCCCTTGGCTCAGACTCCGAGATCAATGGCTTCACCAACGACAGGCATACGGATAAATATGGATTTATTGGAGGGGCGCAACAGTATTCAGAAGAATC ggctCAGGACGTCCCTCCAGAGGTTTTGAGACAGCGAGAGGTCAAGTGGCTGGACATGCTCAGCAACTGGGACAAATGGATGGTCAAGAGACACAAAAAG GTGAGACTGCGGTGTCAGAAAGGGATTCCTCCCTCACTGCGAGGCCGTGCTTGGCTTTACCTGTCAGGGGGAAAAGTGAAGAGGGAACAGAACCGAGGGAAGTTCGAG GAGCTGGACAGTCAGGCTGGAGACCCGAAGGAGCTGGATGTGATTGAGAAAGACCTGCACAGACAGTTCCCCTTCCATGAGATGTTTGTGTCACGGGGGGGCCACGG GCAACAGGACCTGTTCCGTGTTCTGAAGGCCTACACACTGTACAGGCCAGAGGAGGGCTACTGTCAAGCCCAGGCCCCCATTGctgctgtgctgctcatgcacaTGCCTGCTGAG GATGCGTTCTGGGGGCTGGTCCAAATTTGTGAGAAGTACCTTCCTGGATACTACAGTGCTGGGCTG gaggccatTCAGTTAGATGGAGAAATCCTGTATGCCTTGACTCGGCGCGTCTCCCCTTTAGTCTACCGCCACCTGGAGAAACACAAGATGGAGCCCATCCTCTACATGACAGAGTGGTTCATGTGTGCCTTCTCCCGCACCCTGCCCTGGGCCTCTGTGCTCCGCGTCTGGGACATGTTCCTCTGTGACG GTGTGAAGATCATCTTCCGGGTGGGCCTGGTGCTGCTGAAATGCATGCTGGGTACCCGTGAGAAGCTGAAGGCGTGTCAGGGCCAGTATGAGACCATGGAGCTGCTGAGGGCCATAGAGCCACGCTACATGCAGGAGGGCTTCCTAGTCAGGGAG gTTCTGGAGGTGCCTGTGTCAGAGCGGGACGTTGAAAGGGAGCACCATGTTCAGCTGAAGCGCTGGAGGAAGAACCGTGGTGAGCTTCACTGCAAGTCCCCTCCCAGAATGCACGGTGCTAGGGCTATTATGGCTTCGGAGCCTCCCAGTCGCCAGGACCTGCGTCAGAACCCCACCATCATCGTAGAGtcgcccctgcctccccctcagcCTACACCTCGGCtgaagaagggagagaagagcaAGGAGGAGAAGAGCAAGAAGAAAGGAAGTACGAAGAAAGCCCCTACTGTCATGGAGATCCCCAACCCTTATCCTTTAGCCGGTGACCCCCAGAGAGATCCCCAGCTTCCACTGAGAGATCCTATGCCTACTCTCAGAAACTCAACAGTACAGCAGCCCCTCGTCAATGACACACCCCTCCCAAACACACCTGATGACTCTCCACCGCCACACCAACCAACGCTTAACGACCAGTCTCTTCTAACAGTGTCGCCCCTCCAGAAGTCCACACAGAGCCTGAGTAGCATTGAGGCAGATCAGGACACATACCTGTAG